A single window of Pseudarthrobacter defluvii DNA harbors:
- a CDS encoding SURF1 family cytochrome oxidase biogenesis protein, translated as MYRFLFSSKWLGYLLLAAIFAAACVFLGRWQMDRRAETLAEINRVVSNYSATPIPFSQARDQFNQLDPAKEWTQVELKGTYDAAGQRIVRNRPLNGQPGYEVVVPFRLSTGETVVIDRGWLPIGNKNPGSPDSVPPPPSGEVTAVVRLKHGEPELQRGAPEGQLASIDLPTYAAQLGYPLLTGAYGQLASETPPSAAMPVAFPKPSTDEGTHLSYSLQWFAFGVLMFVGFGYAARQQARNAAIDAEDEEETLEDGTIHAAVPAARRRPVPRKRKKATAEEEEDALLDAQGY; from the coding sequence ATGTACCGCTTCCTCTTTTCCAGCAAGTGGCTGGGCTATCTCCTGCTGGCCGCCATCTTTGCCGCGGCATGTGTCTTCCTGGGCCGCTGGCAGATGGACCGCCGTGCCGAGACCCTGGCCGAGATCAACCGGGTGGTCAGCAACTACTCCGCCACACCCATCCCCTTCTCCCAGGCACGGGACCAGTTCAACCAGCTGGATCCGGCCAAGGAGTGGACCCAGGTTGAGCTCAAGGGAACCTACGATGCCGCAGGGCAGCGGATTGTGCGCAACCGGCCGCTCAACGGGCAGCCAGGGTACGAGGTAGTAGTCCCTTTCCGCCTCAGCACGGGCGAAACGGTCGTCATCGACCGCGGCTGGCTGCCCATCGGGAACAAGAATCCGGGCAGCCCCGATTCCGTGCCGCCGCCTCCCTCCGGTGAGGTGACCGCCGTCGTACGCCTGAAGCATGGTGAGCCGGAGCTGCAGCGCGGGGCGCCTGAGGGGCAACTGGCCTCCATCGACCTCCCCACGTACGCCGCGCAGCTGGGCTACCCGCTGCTTACCGGGGCCTACGGCCAGCTTGCATCGGAGACCCCTCCGTCAGCCGCCATGCCCGTTGCGTTCCCCAAGCCGTCCACTGATGAGGGGACCCACCTGTCCTACTCGCTGCAGTGGTTTGCCTTCGGTGTGCTGATGTTCGTGGGGTTCGGCTACGCGGCGCGGCAGCAGGCACGGAACGCAGCGATCGACGCCGAGGACGAGGAAGAGACGCTCGAGGACGGCACCATCCATGCCGCCGTCCCGGCCGCCCGCCGTCGGCCTGTCCCGCGCAAACGCAAGAAGGCGACCGCCGAGGAAGAGGAAGACGCCCTTTTGGACGCGCAGGGGTACTGA
- the serB gene encoding phosphoserine phosphatase SerB, whose product MTSNVTAVSYGLNVTPAGLEQLRSVLASHGAEVLSGSDSGDDRYRVQVLELALSDATAAGLAALRRSVADAAIEGFDTAIVPAGLRSAARKLLIMDVDSTLIQQEVIELLAAYAGKREEVAAVTEAAMRGELDFAQSLHARVAVLAGLPADVVHSVRREVKLSEGADQLVAAFKAAGHAVAVVSGGFNQILAPIAADLGLDYWQANELEIVDGALTGKVLGGVVDRAAKEKYLREWAAAEGIALEHTIAVGDGANDLDMLGAAGIGVAFNAKPAVRAVADAALNMPYLDAVRHVAGV is encoded by the coding sequence ATGACTTCGAACGTGACTGCGGTCAGCTATGGCCTGAATGTAACCCCCGCCGGGCTGGAGCAGTTGCGTTCCGTCCTGGCATCCCACGGCGCCGAGGTGCTTTCCGGGTCGGATTCGGGAGACGACCGGTACCGGGTGCAGGTCCTTGAACTGGCCCTTTCCGACGCGACTGCGGCGGGTCTTGCCGCCCTGCGGAGGTCTGTTGCGGATGCAGCAATCGAGGGTTTCGACACTGCCATTGTGCCCGCCGGACTTCGCTCCGCGGCCCGCAAGCTGCTGATCATGGACGTGGACTCCACCCTGATCCAGCAGGAAGTCATTGAACTCCTGGCCGCCTACGCCGGTAAGCGGGAGGAAGTGGCCGCCGTAACGGAAGCCGCCATGCGCGGTGAACTGGACTTCGCCCAGTCCCTCCACGCCCGGGTGGCGGTGCTCGCGGGGCTGCCTGCCGACGTCGTCCATTCCGTCCGCAGGGAAGTGAAGCTCAGCGAAGGCGCCGATCAGCTGGTGGCCGCCTTCAAGGCCGCCGGCCACGCCGTGGCAGTGGTCTCCGGCGGCTTCAACCAGATCCTTGCGCCGATCGCCGCGGACCTGGGCCTGGACTACTGGCAGGCCAACGAACTGGAAATCGTGGACGGCGCGCTGACCGGCAAGGTGCTCGGCGGTGTGGTGGACAGGGCGGCCAAGGAAAAGTACCTGCGGGAGTGGGCTGCTGCCGAAGGCATCGCACTGGAACACACTATCGCTGTGGGCGACGGCGCCAACGACCTGGACATGCTGGGCGCGGCCGGCATCGGGGTGGCCTTCAACGCCAAGCCGGCCGTCCGCGCCGTGGCCGACGCCGCCCTGAACATGCCGTACCTGGACGCCGTCCGCCACGTGGCCGGCGTCTGA
- a CDS encoding ABC transporter ATP-binding protein yields MSDVLELDSVSVVRGKKTLLDKIDWQVNEGERWVILGPNGAGKTTLLQIAAARLHPSSGTAGILDEVLGRVDVFELRPRIGLSSAALATQIPEHENVLNVVVTAAYGVTGRWREGYERDDERRAFRLLNDWGMGPLLNRTFATLSEGERKRVQIARALMTDPELLLLDEPGAGLDLGGREELVHKLAELARDEAAPAMVLVTHHLEEVPPGFTHAMLLRDGGVVAAGPITEVLTEEHLSTTFGLPLAVTENAGRYTATARR; encoded by the coding sequence ATGAGTGATGTTCTGGAACTGGACTCCGTCAGCGTTGTCCGAGGTAAAAAGACCCTGCTGGACAAAATTGACTGGCAGGTCAACGAGGGCGAACGATGGGTCATCCTCGGGCCCAACGGCGCAGGCAAGACCACGCTTCTCCAGATCGCAGCCGCCCGGCTCCACCCCAGCAGCGGCACTGCCGGCATCCTCGACGAAGTCCTCGGCCGCGTTGACGTCTTCGAACTCCGGCCGCGCATCGGACTTTCCTCCGCAGCCCTGGCTACCCAGATCCCCGAACACGAAAACGTCCTGAACGTCGTGGTCACCGCGGCCTACGGCGTGACCGGCCGCTGGCGCGAAGGCTACGAACGCGACGACGAACGGCGCGCCTTCCGGCTCCTGAACGACTGGGGCATGGGGCCGCTGCTGAACAGGACCTTCGCCACGCTCTCCGAGGGCGAACGCAAGCGCGTCCAGATTGCCCGCGCGCTCATGACCGATCCCGAACTGCTCCTCCTGGATGAACCCGGCGCCGGACTGGACCTCGGCGGCCGCGAAGAGCTGGTGCACAAGCTTGCCGAGCTCGCCCGCGACGAGGCAGCACCGGCCATGGTCCTGGTCACCCACCACCTTGAGGAAGTTCCGCCCGGCTTCACCCATGCCATGCTGCTGCGTGACGGCGGAGTGGTGGCCGCCGGACCCATCACCGAGGTGCTGACCGAAGAGCACCTCAGCACCACCTTCGGGCTGCCGCTCGCGGTGACCGAGAACGCGGGACGCTACACCGCCACAGCACGCCGCTAG
- a CDS encoding YbaK/EbsC family protein, with product MEYDGGPVARVRAALLGAGVGDTVRTFGAGVPTAAAAAEALACDLAAITNSLVFDLSGQPLLILASGAARVDTALVAAQLGAGKIRRASPAFVLEHTGQEVGGVAPVGHPKKIRTLLDSSLREHQLLWAGAGDHNSMFSITYAQLQEITGALELKVR from the coding sequence ATGGAGTACGACGGCGGCCCGGTCGCCCGGGTGCGCGCAGCATTGCTTGGCGCCGGGGTCGGCGACACCGTGCGGACCTTCGGGGCCGGTGTTCCGACAGCCGCCGCGGCGGCGGAGGCGCTGGCGTGCGATCTTGCGGCGATCACCAACAGTTTGGTCTTCGACCTCAGCGGCCAGCCCCTGCTGATCCTGGCCAGCGGAGCCGCCAGGGTTGATACAGCCCTGGTCGCGGCGCAGCTCGGCGCGGGGAAGATCCGCCGCGCGTCCCCCGCCTTCGTTCTGGAACACACCGGCCAGGAGGTAGGCGGCGTAGCCCCGGTAGGCCACCCGAAAAAGATCAGGACCCTGCTGGACTCCAGCCTCCGGGAGCATCAACTCCTTTGGGCCGGAGCGGGAGACCACAATTCGATGTTCAGCATCACCTACGCCCAACTCCAGGAAATCACGGGGGCACTGGAACTGAAGGTGCGCTAG
- a CDS encoding SDR family oxidoreductase gives MGLLDNKTAIVTGSSRGIGADVAKILASEGAAVVVNYRQKAPRANKVVQGIEAAGGRAVAVGADLTTQEGVQALASAAMENFGSLDILVLNASGGMETGMGEDYALKLNRDAQVNMLNAAVPLMREGSRVVFVTSHQAHFINTVPTMEAYEPVARSKRAGEDALRELIPNLAEKGISLVVVSGDMIEGTVTATLLDRSTPGAIEARRAEAGKLYSVEEFAQVVAGMATADVESGHTEYAGGADYFGKGAEASN, from the coding sequence ATGGGACTGCTGGACAACAAGACGGCGATCGTCACCGGATCATCGCGGGGCATTGGCGCTGACGTAGCCAAGATACTCGCCTCGGAGGGCGCCGCCGTCGTGGTCAACTACCGCCAGAAGGCGCCCCGCGCCAACAAGGTGGTGCAGGGGATCGAAGCCGCCGGCGGCCGCGCCGTCGCCGTGGGTGCCGACCTCACCACCCAGGAAGGCGTGCAGGCCCTCGCCAGCGCGGCGATGGAAAACTTCGGGTCCCTGGACATCCTGGTCCTGAACGCCTCCGGCGGCATGGAGACCGGCATGGGCGAGGACTACGCGCTCAAGCTCAACCGCGACGCCCAGGTAAACATGCTCAACGCCGCCGTGCCCCTGATGAGGGAAGGCTCACGGGTGGTTTTCGTCACCAGCCACCAGGCCCACTTCATCAACACCGTGCCCACCATGGAGGCCTACGAGCCGGTGGCCCGCAGCAAGCGGGCCGGGGAAGACGCCCTGCGGGAACTGATCCCCAACCTCGCCGAAAAGGGCATCTCCCTGGTGGTGGTATCCGGCGACATGATCGAAGGCACCGTCACCGCCACGCTCCTGGACCGCTCCACCCCGGGCGCCATCGAGGCCCGCCGTGCGGAAGCTGGGAAGCTTTACTCCGTGGAGGAGTTCGCCCAGGTTGTCGCTGGGATGGCAACGGCCGACGTCGAGTCCGGCCACACCGAGTACGCCGGCGGAGCGGATTACTTCGGCAAGGGCGCTGAGGCTTCCAACTAA
- a CDS encoding TrmH family RNA methyltransferase: MSFHYLESADDPRVSDYTTLTDVHLRKLREPAEGMYIAESSRVLRRALAAGHQPRSFFLAEKWMADLDDVFRAYPDVPAFIGSAALLEKITGFHLHRGAMAAMQRPAPVPLPDLLAGARRVAVLEDIVDHTNVGAIFRSAAALDIDAVLVSPRCGDPLYRRSVRVSMGTVFQVPWARLHDWPGDLQVLKDHGFTVAALELTPEAEDVDAVASRNLDKLALVLGTEGAGMSPETLAAVDLAVKIPMRNGVDSLNVAAASAVAFWELRARD, encoded by the coding sequence GTGAGCTTCCACTACCTCGAATCCGCCGATGACCCGCGCGTCAGCGACTACACCACCCTGACCGACGTGCACCTGCGTAAGCTCCGCGAACCGGCCGAGGGCATGTACATCGCCGAATCATCCCGGGTCCTGCGGCGGGCCCTCGCGGCGGGACACCAGCCGCGCTCGTTTTTCCTCGCCGAGAAGTGGATGGCAGACCTCGATGACGTCTTCCGGGCGTACCCCGACGTGCCGGCCTTCATCGGCTCGGCTGCCCTGCTGGAGAAAATCACCGGTTTCCACCTGCACCGCGGCGCCATGGCGGCCATGCAGCGGCCCGCCCCGGTGCCGCTGCCGGACCTCCTTGCCGGGGCCCGGCGCGTGGCCGTGCTCGAAGACATCGTGGACCACACCAATGTCGGTGCCATCTTCCGCTCCGCCGCAGCCCTGGACATCGACGCCGTCCTGGTGTCGCCCCGGTGCGGTGATCCGCTCTACCGCCGCAGCGTCAGGGTCAGCATGGGGACGGTGTTTCAGGTTCCCTGGGCACGCCTGCATGACTGGCCCGGCGATCTTCAGGTTCTCAAGGACCACGGCTTCACCGTCGCGGCTCTGGAGCTGACGCCTGAGGCGGAGGACGTCGACGCCGTCGCGTCCCGCAACCTGGACAAGCTCGCCCTGGTGCTTGGCACGGAAGGTGCGGGCATGAGTCCGGAGACGCTCGCCGCCGTCGACCTCGCGGTGAAAATCCCCATGCGCAACGGCGTGGACTCCCTCAACGTGGCCGCGGCCTCGGCCGTGGCCTTCTGGGAACTTCGCGCCCGGGACTGA
- a CDS encoding sulfite exporter TauE/SafE family protein — protein MELFSSIIVFIAGLWAGTINAVVGSGTLVTFPVLIALGVAPVTASMSNAMGLVFGTGAGAFGYRRELAGRGRQVLRLLPASVLGGITGAWLLLHLPEKVFHYVAPVLLVLALMMVVFQPRLQDWVRNREANPEHAVRDKRHGVLLVVLVYLAGVYGGYFVAAQGILLVGILGVFLTGTIQNANAMKNILVLGVNMVAAISYLLFAFDRVNWLVVLLIAVSSTIGGLMGSRVGRKLSPRVLRAVIFSLGIVALGVMIANLLQ, from the coding sequence TTGGAACTCTTCAGCAGCATCATTGTGTTCATCGCCGGGCTGTGGGCCGGCACCATCAACGCGGTGGTGGGCTCCGGCACCCTGGTCACCTTCCCGGTGCTGATCGCCCTGGGCGTGGCACCCGTGACCGCATCCATGAGCAATGCCATGGGGCTGGTCTTCGGTACGGGCGCCGGGGCCTTCGGGTACCGCCGTGAGCTGGCCGGCCGGGGGCGGCAGGTCCTGCGCCTGCTGCCGGCGTCCGTCCTGGGCGGTATCACGGGTGCCTGGCTGCTGCTGCACCTGCCCGAAAAGGTCTTCCACTATGTAGCCCCGGTCCTGCTGGTCCTGGCCTTGATGATGGTCGTGTTCCAGCCGCGGCTGCAGGACTGGGTGCGCAACCGCGAGGCCAATCCGGAGCATGCCGTCCGGGATAAACGCCACGGGGTCCTCCTGGTGGTGCTGGTCTACCTGGCCGGCGTATACGGCGGTTACTTCGTCGCGGCGCAGGGGATCCTGTTGGTGGGCATCCTGGGCGTGTTCCTCACCGGCACCATCCAGAACGCCAACGCCATGAAGAACATCCTGGTCCTCGGCGTCAACATGGTGGCCGCCATCTCCTACCTTTTGTTCGCCTTCGACCGGGTCAACTGGCTGGTGGTGCTGCTGATCGCTGTCAGTTCCACCATCGGCGGCCTGATGGGCTCCAGGGTGGGCCGCAAACTGTCGCCGCGCGTGCTCCGCGCTGTGATCTTCAGCCTGGGCATTGTGGCCCTCGGCGTCATGATCGCCAACCTGCTGCAATAA
- a CDS encoding DUF3099 domain-containing protein, with the protein MTLENHAGRSAPGDPGRFSGDTEVHSITDAAGAHSEDMRQRMIKYALAMGIRMVCLILIFVVDGWFKIIPVVGAVFLPWFAVIIANGSDMAETPSDLLLDSAPLAEIESPLPPGTDEEAGNALLQGELVDDDEAGPGEEGKPNEHF; encoded by the coding sequence GTGACCCTTGAAAACCATGCGGGACGTTCCGCGCCCGGAGATCCGGGCCGGTTCTCCGGCGACACGGAGGTCCACAGCATTACTGACGCCGCGGGCGCGCATTCGGAGGATATGCGCCAGCGGATGATCAAGTACGCCCTGGCCATGGGCATCCGCATGGTGTGCCTGATCCTGATTTTCGTGGTGGACGGCTGGTTCAAGATTATTCCGGTGGTTGGCGCGGTCTTCCTGCCGTGGTTTGCCGTGATCATTGCCAATGGCAGCGACATGGCGGAGACTCCCAGCGATCTGCTCCTCGACTCGGCCCCGCTGGCCGAGATTGAAAGCCCGCTGCCTCCGGGCACAGACGAGGAGGCAGGAAACGCCTTGCTGCAGGGTGAGCTGGTGGACGACGACGAGGCAGGGCCCGGAGAGGAGGGGAAACCAAATGAGCATTTTTGA
- a CDS encoding beta-ketoacyl-ACP reductase, producing MTETASAPRSVLVTGGNRGIGLAIAQAFLANGDKVAVTYRSETQLPEGILGVKADVTDEASVDAAFKEVEAAHGPVEILVANAGITKDTLLLRMSEDDFTSVIDTNLTGAFRVIKRASKGMIRLRKGRVVLISSVSGLYGAPGQINYSASKAGLVGIARSLTRELGSRGITANVVAPGFINTDMTAELPEATQKDYLASIPAGRFAEASEVANVVRWIASDEAAYISGAVIPVDGGLGMGH from the coding sequence ATGACTGAAACAGCGTCCGCACCCCGCAGCGTCCTGGTGACCGGCGGCAACCGGGGCATCGGCCTGGCCATTGCGCAGGCGTTCCTCGCCAACGGGGACAAGGTGGCCGTGACCTACCGCAGCGAGACGCAACTGCCGGAGGGAATCCTCGGCGTTAAGGCGGACGTCACCGATGAGGCTTCGGTGGACGCTGCCTTCAAGGAAGTGGAGGCGGCCCACGGCCCCGTGGAAATACTGGTTGCCAACGCCGGCATCACCAAGGACACCCTGCTCCTGCGGATGAGCGAGGACGACTTCACCTCCGTCATCGACACCAACCTCACCGGAGCCTTCCGGGTCATCAAGCGGGCGTCCAAGGGAATGATCCGGCTGCGCAAGGGCCGCGTGGTCCTCATCTCCTCGGTCTCCGGCCTCTACGGCGCCCCCGGCCAGATCAACTACTCCGCCTCCAAGGCCGGCCTGGTGGGCATCGCCCGGTCCCTCACCCGCGAACTCGGTTCCCGCGGCATCACGGCCAATGTGGTGGCGCCCGGCTTCATCAACACCGACATGACCGCCGAACTCCCCGAAGCCACCCAGAAGGACTACCTGGCCAGCATCCCCGCCGGACGCTTTGCCGAAGCCTCCGAGGTGGCCAACGTGGTCCGCTGGATCGCCAGCGACGAGGCCGCCTACATCTCCGGCGCCGTGATTCCGGTGGACGGCGGCCTGGGCATGGGCCACTGA